A part of Colius striatus isolate bColStr4 chromosome 13, bColStr4.1.hap1, whole genome shotgun sequence genomic DNA contains:
- the DLG3 gene encoding disks large homolog 3 isoform X3 produces MMNSSMSSGSGSLRTSEKRSLYVRALFDYDRTRDSCLPSQGLSFSYGDILHVINASDDEWWQARLVTPHGESEQIGVIPSKKRVEKKERARLKTVKFHARTGMIESNRSIKTKRKKSFRLSRKFPFYKSKENLAQESSGQEQGVTSNTSDSESSSKGQEDTILSYEPVTRQEIHYARPVIILGPTKDRVNDDLISEFPHKFGSCVPHTTRPRRENEVDGQDYHFVVSREQMEKDIQDNKFIEAGQFNDNLYGTSIQSVRAVAERGKHCILDVSGNAIKRLQQAQLYPIAIFIKPKSIEALMEMNRRQTYEQANKVFDKAMKLEQEFGEYFTAIVQGDSLEEIYSKIKQIIEDQSGHYIWVSSPEKL; encoded by the exons ATGATGAACAGCAGCATGAGCTCCGGCTCCGGCTCGCTCCGGACAAGCGAGAAGAGATCTCTCTATGTGCG AGCCCTGTTTGACTATGACCGGACCCGGGACAGTTGCTTGCCCAGCCAGGGGCTCAGCTTCTCTTACGGGGACATCCTGCACGTCATTAATGCCTCTGATGACGAGTGGTGGCAAGCCAGGCTTGTCACACCCCACGGCGAGAGTGAGCAGATCGGGGTCATCCCCAGCAAGAAGAG GGTGGAAAAGAAGGAGAGAGCGAGGTTGAAAACGGTGAAGTTCCACGCCAGGACTGGCATGATTGAGTCCAACAGG TCGATCAAAACGAAACGTAAAAAGAGTTTCCGCCTCTCTCGAAAGTTTCCATTTTACAAGAGCAAAGAGAACCTGGCCCAGGAGAGCAGCGGACAGGAAC AGGGCGTGACATCAAACACCAGTGACAGCGAGAGCAGTTCCA AAGGACAAGAGGACACCATCCTGTCATACGAGCCAGTGACGCGGCAAGAAA TTCACTATGCGAGGCCAGTGATCATCCTGGGGCCAACGAAGGACCGAGTTAATGACGACCTCATCTCCGAGTTCCCACACAAGTTTGGCTCCTGCGTGCCCC ACACCACCAGGCCTCGGCGCGAGAACGAGGTGGACGGACAGGACTATCACTTCGTTGTGTCCCGGGAGCAGATGGAGAAGGACATCCAGGACAACAAGTTCATAGAGGCTGGGCAGTTCAATGACAATCTCTATGGGACCAGCATCCAGTCAGTGCGGGCAGTGGCAGAGAGG GGGAAACACTGCATCCTGGACGTGTCTGGCAATGCTATCAAGAGGTTGCAACAAGCACAACTTTATCCCATTGCCATTTTCATCAAACCAAAATCCATCGAAGCTCTCAT GGAGATGAACCGGAGACAGACGTACGAACAGGCCAACAAGGTGTTTGACAAAGCCATGAAACTCGAGCAAGAGTTTGGAGAGTATTTTACAG CCATCGTACAAGGAGACTCTCTCGAAGAGATTTACAGCAAAATCAAACAGATCATCGAGGACCAGTCCGGGCACTACATCTGGGTGTCGTCCCCCGAAAAACTCTGA